The following proteins come from a genomic window of Synechococcus sp. UW69:
- a CDS encoding RNA-binding protein, translating into MTIYIGNLSFQAEQEHLVDLFTEYGEVKNCSLPLDRETGRKRGFAFVEMANDADEQKAIDDLQDVEWMGRMIRVSKATPRERSGGPRGGGGGGGGYRG; encoded by the coding sequence ATGACCATCTACATCGGCAATCTTTCGTTCCAGGCGGAGCAAGAGCACCTCGTTGATCTCTTCACTGAGTACGGCGAGGTCAAAAACTGCAGCCTTCCCCTGGATCGGGAGACAGGTCGCAAACGCGGTTTCGCCTTCGTCGAGATGGCCAACGATGCCGATGAACAGAAAGCAATCGACGACCTCCAGGACGTCGAGTGGATGGGCCGCATGATTCGCGTTAGTAAAGCCACCCCCCGGGAGCGTTCAGGCGGCCCCCGTGGTGGCGGCGGCGGCGGCGGCGGTTACCGCGGCTGA
- a CDS encoding ABC transporter ATP-binding protein, which produces MRLLRHLAPQRRLVLAAVSCSLLNKLFDLAPPALIGLALDVVLRGEQSVLAGFGLKTAGQQLWMLALLTFVIWAAESLFEYLYDVLWRNLAQTTQHSLRLEAYDHLQKLELAFFEQDSTGRLMSVLNDDINQLERFLDRGANQILQLITTVLVVGIGMAMVAPEVALFAYMPIPVILWGSLHFQRQLAPRYREVRARAGDLASRLANNLGGMLTIKSFTAEALELERLRAESLAYRQSNARAIRLSAAFIPLIRFAILFAFLAILLIGGFKALAGELPVATYSVLVFITQRLLWPLTAIGRTLDEYQRSMASTQRVLDLIDTPVMIQGGMVPVDPHQLRGEIRFEAVDFAYSGRSALLQGFDLTVPAGSTLGIVGATGSGKSTVVKLLLRLYERDGGRICLDGVPIDTLQLQDLRRCIALVSQDVYLFHGTVAENIAYGVADPDPVAIEQAARLAEASGFIDALPQRYDTLVGERGQRLSGGQRQRIALARAILKDAPVLVLDEATAAVDNDTEAAIQRSLAQITQERTTVVIAHRLSTVRHADWIVVMDQGRIVEQGCHDNLVAQGGIYTNLWQVQAGEGVISS; this is translated from the coding sequence ATGCGGCTACTGCGCCACCTCGCCCCGCAGCGTCGTTTGGTGCTCGCTGCGGTGAGCTGCTCTCTGCTCAACAAGCTGTTCGATCTGGCGCCACCAGCCTTGATCGGTCTTGCCCTGGATGTGGTGTTGCGTGGTGAGCAATCTGTGTTGGCGGGCTTTGGCCTGAAGACGGCGGGACAGCAACTCTGGATGCTGGCTCTTCTCACCTTTGTGATCTGGGCGGCGGAGTCGCTATTCGAGTACCTCTACGACGTGCTCTGGCGCAACCTGGCGCAGACCACACAACACAGCCTGCGGCTCGAGGCCTACGACCATCTACAGAAGCTGGAGCTGGCCTTTTTCGAGCAGGACAGCACCGGTCGTCTGATGTCGGTGCTGAATGACGACATCAATCAGCTCGAACGGTTTTTGGATCGAGGTGCCAATCAGATCCTGCAGTTGATCACCACTGTTTTAGTGGTGGGCATTGGCATGGCGATGGTGGCGCCGGAGGTGGCCTTGTTCGCCTACATGCCGATTCCGGTGATTCTCTGGGGATCGTTGCATTTTCAGCGTCAGCTGGCTCCGCGTTATCGGGAAGTGCGGGCAAGGGCTGGTGATCTCGCCTCCCGGCTCGCCAACAACTTGGGGGGGATGCTCACGATCAAGAGCTTCACTGCAGAGGCTCTCGAATTGGAGCGCCTGCGCGCTGAAAGCCTGGCCTATCGCCAGAGCAACGCCCGTGCGATTCGTCTTTCGGCAGCCTTCATCCCCTTGATCCGCTTCGCGATCCTGTTCGCCTTCTTGGCGATTCTGTTGATCGGTGGCTTCAAGGCCTTGGCCGGTGAACTGCCGGTCGCCACCTACAGCGTTCTGGTGTTCATTACCCAGAGGCTTTTGTGGCCGTTGACCGCCATTGGTCGAACCCTGGATGAGTACCAGCGCTCGATGGCATCCACGCAGCGGGTGCTTGATCTAATCGATACGCCGGTGATGATTCAGGGAGGGATGGTCCCTGTGGATCCGCATCAGCTGCGGGGTGAGATTCGCTTTGAAGCGGTTGATTTCGCCTATTCAGGGCGTTCAGCGCTGTTGCAGGGCTTTGATCTGACAGTTCCAGCAGGCTCGACCCTGGGCATCGTCGGGGCCACAGGTTCCGGCAAGAGCACGGTGGTGAAACTCTTGTTGCGTCTGTATGAGCGCGATGGCGGACGCATCTGCCTGGATGGTGTCCCCATCGACACCCTGCAGCTTCAAGACCTGCGCCGTTGCATCGCCCTGGTTAGTCAAGACGTCTACCTCTTCCATGGCACCGTTGCCGAGAACATCGCCTATGGGGTGGCGGATCCCGACCCAGTGGCCATTGAGCAGGCCGCTCGCTTAGCGGAAGCCTCCGGATTCATCGATGCCTTGCCCCAGAGGTATGACACCTTGGTTGGCGAACGGGGCCAGCGTCTATCCGGCGGGCAGCGCCAGCGCATTGCTCTGGCCCGCGCCATTCTCAAGGACGCTCCGGTGCTGGTGCTCGACGAAGCCACCGCAGCGGTGGACAACGACACCGAAGCTGCCATCCAGCGGTCGTTGGCTCAGATCACCCAGGAGCGAACAACTGTGGTGATTGCCCATCGGTTGAGCACAGTCCGCCATGCCGACTGGATTGTGGTGATGGATCAAGGCCGGATTGTGGAGCAGGGCTGCCACGACAATCTGGTGGCCCAAGGCGGGATCTACACCAATCTCTGGCAGGTGCAGGCCGGAGAAGGGGTTATTTCTTCCTGA
- a CDS encoding UvrD-helicase domain-containing protein, giving the protein MAQRFDANSYPLSPGVRLLEASAGTGKTFALAHLCLRLITEADHALDSLLVVTFTDAAAEELRSRIGQRLQQALQGLEQLEQGRDASAPDPVLEDWLAGTDPGDARQLWIRRLLVALEQLDRADITTIHGFCRRSLRRLALSNGAAMEPQLDTDATALQAEVVQDLWQQELLSLPPDQLKGLRQRGLSPQALRRGLAQLDGEQQPRFRASEAAIDLDGSLAPQLDRWVAQLWEDFLPLWHRDHAALDAGFRQAAEQWKAQGCGSTTPYSAKPKSDRCAQINQWLSVQTAVPSLLEIASHEKPLKDYFHPSSWCRIARKCGETDPSLVMPGLQAAVAALWDAPLERTWQYLLERGLQELDRRRRRRGVITFAGLLAAMDPGDGDVAWLASLQQRYRAVMVDEFQDTDPVQWRLLQRAFGDGERHLLLMVGDPKQAIYRFRGGDLATYMAARQQVERIDHLLDNFRTTAPLMEGLNRLMAPGLPRSALPVPAVQPCSSATPPQDAAALQLQLISTESPSTRSALEEEMPHRLAAMVLEQLQQQDTLNPADLCVLVSRHQQAEALRRALGACGLPTRLVTQGDVLESEAALLLQWFLDALAEPGDDVRLRLLACSGLMGIPPDGLDQDRLDQLALQLRGLAELMPRLGLLGALADLLKGEQLAGLSERGRMLGDLQQAARLVQEAMHRQGLDVATAADWLRRERLHPSRPVPEARQPHSDQADSAIAVVTVHRSKGLEYPVVICPYLWESPPAVAGPLWRDPRSGECLVRVDVHWGEGWQAAQQAQQEAMAEAERLAYVAVTRAKSQLILIWARAFGQEGSPMPAWLFGAEAAGDAIESLTDQRLSDALVEREVSIRVSPLAESLPSGARWRSPLRAETLALGPIPKRIDRSWGRASYSAWIASSDEIRLHEHGRDRDPGAEEVVSAVAESEWSETGPLAAFPRGAAAGDCLHRILEQFPFTAAESPEPSERLELIAAELRRAGLDPGLQNDVLTGLDQVLQTPLGGPLGSLSLDQLGPDQRLPELSFDLPVQHVRTADLVAAFAFDAKARFGASYSPALASLSINSRGFLTGSIDLVFQDPQHKRWWVLDWKSNWIGERRTGVEPGLCGPHHYSQDAMEDQMLHHHYPLQAHLYLVALHRHLRWRLPDYAPERHLGGYVYCFLRGMPGSMSASPEGPVGPGRIVESVPLDRIAALDRALSEVTS; this is encoded by the coding sequence ATGGCTCAGCGCTTCGATGCCAACTCTTACCCCCTCAGTCCCGGGGTCCGCTTGCTCGAGGCAAGTGCTGGCACAGGCAAAACCTTTGCCCTGGCTCATCTCTGTCTCCGTCTGATCACGGAGGCCGATCACGCTCTCGACAGTCTGTTGGTGGTGACGTTCACCGATGCGGCGGCTGAAGAGCTGCGTTCCCGCATCGGCCAGCGCCTGCAGCAGGCGTTGCAGGGTCTGGAACAACTTGAGCAGGGTCGAGATGCTTCCGCCCCAGATCCTGTTCTTGAGGATTGGCTGGCGGGAACGGACCCAGGGGATGCGCGTCAGCTTTGGATTCGCCGCTTGCTGGTGGCTCTGGAGCAGCTGGACCGGGCTGATATCACCACCATTCATGGCTTTTGCCGACGCAGTCTTCGCCGTTTAGCCCTCAGCAACGGTGCTGCGATGGAGCCCCAGCTCGACACCGATGCCACCGCGCTTCAGGCCGAAGTGGTGCAGGACCTCTGGCAACAGGAGCTGTTGAGCCTGCCGCCGGACCAGCTCAAGGGTTTACGTCAGCGTGGACTCTCTCCGCAGGCTCTCCGCAGGGGGTTAGCGCAACTCGATGGCGAACAGCAGCCGCGCTTCAGAGCCAGCGAAGCGGCAATCGATCTGGACGGCTCTCTCGCACCGCAGCTGGACCGCTGGGTGGCGCAACTCTGGGAGGACTTTCTCCCGCTCTGGCACCGGGACCATGCCGCCCTTGATGCCGGGTTCCGCCAGGCCGCTGAACAATGGAAAGCCCAGGGATGTGGTTCCACCACCCCCTACTCCGCCAAGCCGAAGAGCGATCGCTGTGCGCAGATCAATCAGTGGCTCAGTGTCCAGACGGCTGTTCCCTCGCTGCTGGAGATTGCGTCCCATGAGAAGCCACTGAAGGATTACTTCCACCCCTCCAGTTGGTGCCGTATCGCGCGGAAGTGCGGTGAAACCGACCCCAGCCTTGTGATGCCGGGATTGCAGGCCGCCGTCGCAGCGCTCTGGGATGCACCGTTGGAGCGCACCTGGCAGTACTTGCTGGAGCGAGGCTTGCAGGAGCTGGACCGCCGCCGCCGCCGTCGCGGTGTGATCACCTTTGCCGGATTGTTGGCGGCGATGGATCCCGGTGATGGCGACGTCGCTTGGCTTGCGTCGCTGCAACAGCGCTACCGGGCCGTGATGGTGGATGAGTTCCAGGACACCGACCCTGTGCAGTGGCGCCTTTTGCAGCGGGCTTTCGGCGATGGTGAACGCCATCTGCTGCTGATGGTCGGGGATCCCAAGCAGGCGATCTACCGCTTTCGCGGCGGTGATCTAGCGACTTACATGGCGGCCCGGCAGCAGGTGGAGCGGATCGATCACCTGCTCGACAACTTCCGTACGACGGCACCCTTGATGGAGGGGTTGAACCGGTTAATGGCTCCTGGTCTCCCCCGCTCTGCGCTTCCAGTGCCCGCGGTGCAGCCCTGCAGCTCTGCCACGCCACCGCAGGACGCCGCGGCGTTGCAACTGCAGTTGATCTCCACCGAGTCGCCATCCACCCGCAGTGCCTTGGAGGAGGAGATGCCCCATCGCCTCGCTGCAATGGTGCTGGAGCAACTGCAGCAACAGGACACCCTCAACCCCGCCGACCTGTGTGTGTTGGTGAGCCGCCATCAGCAGGCTGAAGCGCTGCGGCGCGCCCTGGGTGCCTGTGGTCTCCCTACGCGTCTGGTGACGCAGGGGGATGTGCTCGAAAGTGAAGCCGCCCTGCTCTTGCAGTGGTTCCTCGATGCGCTGGCAGAACCGGGCGATGACGTTCGCCTGCGCTTGCTGGCCTGTTCGGGATTGATGGGCATACCGCCAGATGGCTTGGACCAGGACCGGTTGGATCAGCTGGCCCTGCAATTGCGTGGACTGGCCGAGTTGATGCCCCGGCTGGGCCTGCTCGGAGCGCTGGCCGACCTGCTGAAGGGGGAACAGTTGGCGGGTCTGTCGGAACGGGGGCGGATGTTGGGGGATCTTCAGCAGGCAGCTCGGCTGGTGCAGGAAGCAATGCACCGCCAGGGGCTGGACGTGGCCACTGCTGCGGATTGGTTGCGGCGGGAGCGGTTACATCCCAGTCGGCCCGTGCCGGAAGCGCGCCAGCCCCACAGCGATCAGGCCGACAGCGCCATCGCCGTGGTCACTGTTCACCGCAGCAAGGGTCTCGAATATCCGGTGGTGATTTGCCCGTATCTCTGGGAGTCACCCCCAGCTGTTGCTGGCCCGCTCTGGCGTGATCCCCGTTCTGGTGAGTGCCTGGTTCGGGTGGATGTCCACTGGGGTGAGGGCTGGCAAGCGGCGCAACAGGCGCAGCAGGAGGCCATGGCCGAGGCCGAACGGCTGGCCTATGTCGCGGTGACCCGAGCCAAATCCCAGCTCATCCTGATCTGGGCTCGAGCCTTTGGCCAGGAGGGCTCGCCCATGCCTGCCTGGCTCTTTGGTGCTGAGGCGGCTGGAGACGCGATCGAAAGCCTGACCGATCAACGGCTGAGTGATGCCCTGGTCGAGCGAGAGGTTTCTATCCGCGTCTCCCCCCTGGCGGAGAGCCTGCCCAGCGGGGCGCGTTGGCGGTCTCCGCTGCGGGCGGAGACGTTGGCCTTGGGTCCGATTCCCAAGCGCATCGATCGGAGTTGGGGACGTGCCAGTTACTCAGCCTGGATTGCCTCATCCGACGAGATTCGGCTCCATGAGCATGGGCGCGATCGTGACCCAGGGGCCGAGGAAGTTGTCTCGGCAGTTGCTGAATCAGAGTGGTCTGAGACGGGGCCTTTGGCGGCCTTCCCCCGTGGAGCCGCGGCGGGGGATTGCCTGCATCGGATTCTCGAACAGTTCCCCTTCACCGCAGCAGAGTCGCCGGAGCCAAGCGAACGACTGGAGCTGATCGCCGCCGAGTTACGGCGGGCTGGCCTCGATCCAGGCCTGCAGAACGATGTGTTGACGGGCTTGGATCAGGTGCTTCAGACGCCCCTGGGTGGACCGTTGGGGTCGTTGTCGCTGGATCAGCTGGGCCCGGACCAGCGCCTGCCCGAACTCAGCTTTGATTTGCCGGTTCAGCACGTGCGTACTGCCGATCTGGTCGCTGCCTTTGCCTTCGATGCCAAAGCCCGTTTTGGTGCGTCCTACAGCCCTGCTTTGGCGTCGTTGTCGATCAACAGTCGTGGCTTTCTCACCGGGTCGATCGATCTGGTGTTCCAGGACCCCCAGCACAAGCGCTGGTGGGTCCTCGACTGGAAGAGCAACTGGATCGGTGAGCGGCGCACCGGTGTTGAACCCGGGCTGTGCGGTCCGCATCACTACTCCCAGGACGCGATGGAGGATCAGATGCTGCATCACCACTACCCCCTTCAGGCGCACCTCTACCTGGTGGCCCTGCATCGACATCTGCGTTGGCGGCTGCCGGATTACGCCCCCGAGCGGCATCTGGGGGGCTATGTCTACTGCTTCTTGCGGGGGATGCCCGGATCGATGAGTGCCTCTCCAGAGGGTCCTGTCGGCCCTGGCCGCATCGTCGAATCCGTGCCGCTTGATCGCATCGCAGCTCTTGATCGTGCCCTGTCTGAGGTGACGTCGTGA
- a CDS encoding phosphomannose isomerase type II C-terminal cupin domain, whose protein sequence is MRVERPWGWYETLVQGENYLVKRLLVRAGQQLSLQRHHHRSESWTVVSGSGALLCGDHSQPASTGVMLSIPCGAVHRARADDADLLILEVQHGEDLREDDIERLQDDYGRVIN, encoded by the coding sequence ATGCGTGTTGAGCGTCCCTGGGGCTGGTACGAAACGTTGGTCCAGGGGGAGAATTATTTGGTTAAACGCTTGCTTGTACGTGCCGGGCAGCAGTTGTCTCTGCAGCGGCATCATCACCGCAGCGAAAGTTGGACCGTGGTGTCTGGTTCAGGTGCTCTGCTCTGCGGTGATCACTCGCAACCGGCCAGCACTGGCGTCATGCTCTCAATCCCCTGCGGCGCCGTGCATCGCGCCCGTGCAGACGATGCTGATTTGCTGATTCTCGAGGTTCAGCATGGTGAGGATCTGCGGGAAGACGACATTGAACGCCTGCAGGATGATTACGGCCGGGTGATAAATTGA
- a CDS encoding DEAD/DEAH box helicase: MTEQQQQRDDSACAVDLSASALPESEPNAEVFTTTITPSEPESGFAGFGFSEAMMRTLADKGYSEPSPIQKAAFPELMLGRDLVGQAQTGTGKTAAFALPLLERLESGQKTPQALVLAPTRELAMQVADSFKAYSAGHPHLKVLAVYGGTDFRSQISALRRGVDVVVGTPGRVMDHMRQGTLDTSGLRSLVLDEADEMLRMGFIDDVEWILGQLPEQRQVVLFSATMPPEIRRLSKRYLKDPAEVTIRTKDQEGKRIRQRSITVPMPHKLEALQRVLDACGGEGVIIFARTKAITLTVAETLEAGGHQVAVLNGDVPQNQRERTVERLRSGSVDILVATDVAARGLDVERIGLVINYDMPFDSEAYVHRIGRTGRAGRTGEAVLFVTPRERRFIRNLERATGQPIEAIEVPGNTAINQGRLDRLRKRLSDAAQAERADADEAALLQELMQRVATELELSPEQLAMAALNLAIGPDPLLRKGDDDWIQNTRRNDRDRDRNGGDRRERRDRPARAPEENMQRYRVEVGHRDRVKPGNLVGAIAGETGLQGRLIGRIQIFDNHSLVDLPKGMPEDVFNNLRRLRVMNRELQITQAS; encoded by the coding sequence ATGACTGAACAGCAGCAGCAGCGCGACGATTCCGCCTGCGCAGTCGATCTTTCTGCATCGGCTCTTCCGGAATCTGAACCGAATGCTGAGGTGTTCACCACCACCATCACGCCGTCTGAACCGGAGTCCGGTTTTGCTGGTTTTGGCTTTAGCGAAGCCATGATGCGCACCTTGGCTGATAAGGGATACAGCGAACCGTCCCCAATTCAGAAGGCGGCATTCCCCGAACTGATGCTTGGCCGTGATCTGGTGGGTCAGGCCCAGACCGGCACCGGCAAAACAGCAGCCTTTGCGTTGCCGTTGCTTGAGCGCCTGGAGAGTGGCCAGAAAACCCCCCAGGCCCTGGTGCTCGCCCCCACCCGGGAGCTGGCGATGCAGGTGGCCGATTCCTTCAAGGCCTATTCCGCCGGCCATCCCCACCTGAAGGTGCTTGCCGTTTATGGCGGCACGGATTTCCGCTCTCAGATCAGTGCCCTGAGGCGTGGGGTTGATGTGGTGGTGGGCACCCCTGGACGGGTGATGGATCACATGCGGCAGGGCACGCTCGACACCAGTGGGCTGCGCAGCCTTGTGCTTGATGAAGCGGACGAAATGCTCCGCATGGGCTTCATCGATGATGTGGAGTGGATCCTTGGCCAGTTGCCTGAGCAGCGGCAGGTGGTGCTGTTCTCGGCAACGATGCCGCCGGAGATCCGTCGCCTGTCCAAGCGTTATCTCAAGGATCCTGCTGAGGTCACGATCCGCACCAAGGATCAAGAAGGCAAGCGAATCCGCCAGCGTTCGATCACGGTGCCGATGCCGCACAAGCTCGAGGCCTTGCAACGGGTTCTGGATGCCTGTGGTGGAGAGGGTGTAATCATCTTCGCCAGAACCAAGGCGATCACCCTGACGGTGGCCGAAACCCTCGAAGCAGGCGGCCATCAGGTGGCGGTTCTCAATGGCGACGTTCCGCAGAACCAGCGGGAACGCACCGTGGAACGGCTTCGCAGTGGCTCGGTCGACATCCTTGTGGCCACCGACGTTGCGGCCCGCGGTCTCGATGTTGAGCGCATCGGCTTGGTGATCAACTACGACATGCCGTTCGACAGCGAGGCCTATGTGCACCGCATCGGCCGTACGGGCCGGGCCGGTCGGACCGGAGAAGCCGTTCTGTTTGTGACCCCCCGGGAACGACGCTTCATTCGCAACCTTGAGCGGGCTACCGGTCAGCCGATCGAAGCGATCGAAGTCCCTGGCAATACGGCGATCAACCAGGGACGTCTTGACCGTCTGCGCAAGCGATTGAGCGATGCGGCCCAGGCGGAACGCGCCGATGCCGATGAAGCGGCTTTGCTTCAGGAGTTGATGCAGCGGGTGGCAACCGAGCTGGAATTGAGCCCTGAGCAACTGGCCATGGCGGCTCTCAATCTGGCGATCGGTCCTGATCCGCTTCTGCGTAAAGGGGACGATGACTGGATTCAGAACACCCGTCGCAACGACCGTGACCGCGATCGGAATGGGGGAGATCGCCGGGAGCGGCGCGACCGACCGGCGCGGGCTCCCGAGGAGAACATGCAGCGTTACCGGGTTGAGGTGGGCCACCGCGATCGGGTGAAGCCGGGCAATCTGGTTGGAGCTATTGCCGGCGAGACCGGTCTGCAGGGACGGTTGATCGGTCGCATTCAGATCTTCGACAACCACAGCCTGGTGGATCTGCCCAAGGGCATGCCCGAGGATGTGTTCAACAATCTGCGTCGCCTGCGGGTGATGAACCGCGAACTGCAGATCACTCAGGCCTCCTGA
- a CDS encoding ATP-dependent RecD-like DNA helicase, whose amino-acid sequence MTELLPLGNSGWPSGFTAGLHAALRRRIPPQVDGPELEELSRDLVLALEQGELTVPLTPERLVVAEASGWLQGETSPLLRQGDRLGWRRWLQAMEQVVDELVERAHASFPEPVNDADPGLSARLNPEQCAAVRALDQASVVLLSGGPGTGKTSTVVEILARAEARDPGLRIGLAAPTGKAARRLGDAVLSERAPLPCSTLHRWLEAGSRGFGRHRHRPLELDLLVIDEMSMLDLALTQALLEALPSACRLLLVGDPAQLPPVGSGAVWHRLQQPEVRDRFGAGAVHLERTYRNRGALAEMAQLLRQGDLTAFAADLTALPEQANLQVHPSPLRRFPALVRERCIQRLKQLEVLARDLDRCSDQELMAASRSLFESLEHDLLLCPRRRGPWSLEDVHRTLLGASALLKVERWPVGLPVICGSNQPELGLANGDLGVAIGAGSERRLLFQVVDPDGQLEVRRFHPARLRRLEPAVALTIHRAQGSEADRVIVLWPDPLEDGPAADHQRRLLYTAITRARVSLDLVTVI is encoded by the coding sequence GTGACGGAGCTCCTGCCCCTGGGAAACAGTGGTTGGCCTTCCGGCTTTACGGCCGGTCTGCATGCCGCTTTGCGGCGTCGGATTCCGCCCCAAGTCGATGGTCCGGAGTTGGAGGAGCTCAGTCGCGACCTTGTCTTGGCGTTGGAGCAGGGGGAGTTGACGGTGCCTCTCACGCCGGAACGTTTGGTCGTTGCTGAAGCCAGTGGATGGCTGCAGGGGGAGACCTCCCCCCTGCTTCGTCAGGGCGACCGGCTGGGCTGGCGCCGCTGGTTGCAGGCCATGGAGCAGGTGGTGGACGAGCTGGTGGAGCGGGCCCATGCTTCCTTCCCGGAGCCCGTTAATGATGCCGACCCAGGGCTGTCGGCTCGTCTCAATCCTGAACAGTGCGCCGCCGTGCGCGCCCTGGATCAGGCGTCGGTCGTGCTGCTCAGCGGTGGCCCCGGCACGGGCAAAACCAGCACTGTGGTTGAGATTTTGGCCCGGGCGGAAGCACGCGATCCCGGCTTACGCATCGGATTGGCGGCACCTACCGGTAAGGCAGCCCGGCGCCTGGGGGATGCGGTGCTGTCCGAGCGGGCTCCGTTGCCCTGCAGCACCCTCCACCGCTGGCTCGAGGCTGGCAGCCGTGGATTCGGCAGACACCGTCATCGCCCTTTGGAGTTGGACCTCCTGGTGATCGATGAAATGTCGATGTTGGATCTGGCCCTGACCCAGGCCTTGCTGGAGGCGTTGCCCAGCGCTTGTCGGCTGTTGTTGGTGGGGGATCCAGCCCAGCTGCCTCCGGTGGGAAGTGGAGCGGTCTGGCATCGGCTTCAGCAGCCCGAGGTGCGCGACCGTTTCGGCGCCGGTGCGGTGCATTTGGAACGCACCTATCGCAACCGAGGTGCTCTGGCCGAGATGGCGCAGCTGCTGCGTCAGGGGGATCTGACGGCATTTGCAGCGGATCTAACTGCTTTGCCCGAACAGGCCAATCTTCAGGTGCATCCCAGCCCCTTGCGTCGTTTTCCGGCGTTAGTGCGTGAGCGCTGCATCCAGCGCCTCAAACAATTGGAGGTGCTGGCGCGTGACCTTGACCGCTGCAGCGACCAGGAGCTGATGGCAGCTTCCCGGTCGTTGTTCGAGTCCCTGGAGCATGACCTGCTGCTGTGTCCACGCCGTCGGGGGCCCTGGAGCCTCGAGGATGTTCACCGCACGCTGCTGGGGGCCAGTGCCCTGCTCAAGGTCGAGCGATGGCCGGTCGGGTTGCCGGTGATCTGCGGCAGCAATCAACCGGAACTCGGTTTGGCCAATGGCGACCTCGGTGTTGCCATCGGGGCCGGTTCCGAACGACGTTTGCTGTTTCAGGTGGTGGACCCTGATGGCCAACTGGAGGTGCGCCGCTTCCATCCAGCCCGTTTGCGTCGCTTGGAGCCTGCTGTCGCCCTCACCATCCATCGGGCCCAGGGCAGTGAGGCGGATCGGGTGATCGTGCTTTGGCCTGATCCCCTAGAGGATGGACCGGCTGCTGATCATCAACGCCGATTGCTATACACAGCCATTACCCGTGCCCGTGTCAGCCTTGACCTGGTGACAGTGATCTGA